One part of the Anaerolineales bacterium genome encodes these proteins:
- a CDS encoding glycerol-3-phosphate acyltransferase, translating to MPQLLLALLIGYLLGSIPFAHIIARSVGGVNLAQVGSRNIGTRNLTRNLGLGWGLLGGALDFAKGLAAMAIGQTLAGDGSWAWMLAGTAAVAGHNWPAWLRFRGGKGLATAMGAAAWVAAWPELAIMFALGWVVQRLTGNITVTAAIGFVGMLVSLQMFGQPIEVTYFVITLALAVFLATWPDIAAKLNKPGAVKQYFQEPNAAYKQKAKKRKNAS from the coding sequence ATGCCCCAACTCCTTCTCGCATTATTGATCGGCTATTTGCTAGGCTCTATTCCCTTTGCGCATATCATTGCCCGCTCCGTTGGCGGTGTAAACCTTGCCCAGGTTGGCAGCCGCAACATCGGCACGCGCAACCTGACCCGCAACCTGGGCCTGGGTTGGGGCCTGCTAGGCGGCGCGCTGGATTTCGCCAAGGGGCTGGCTGCCATGGCCATCGGCCAGACGCTGGCGGGCGACGGCAGTTGGGCATGGATGCTGGCGGGCACGGCCGCCGTGGCCGGGCACAACTGGCCGGCCTGGCTGCGCTTCCGCGGCGGCAAAGGGCTGGCGACTGCCATGGGCGCAGCGGCCTGGGTGGCCGCTTGGCCCGAGCTGGCGATAATGTTCGCGCTGGGCTGGGTGGTGCAACGGCTCACCGGCAACATCACGGTGACCGCCGCGATCGGCTTCGTGGGCATGCTGGTGAGCCTGCAGATGTTCGGCCAGCCAATTGAGGTCACCTACTTTGTCATCACATTGGCGCTAGCCGTGTTCTTGGCTACCTGGCCAGATATTGCCGCCAAACTCAATAAACCCGGCGCGGTCAAGCAATACTTCCAAGAGCCGAACGCCGCCTACAAGCAAAAAGCCAAAAAGAGAAAGAACGCTAGCTAA
- a CDS encoding universal stress protein, with amino-acid sequence MNNYSSAMSDFKRARGRAALRQALARLGGSRADDLLRFDDVRRMLGGTSQLPRGLHEIPLDAIVGSVGRYEDFNRQFLPRQASQGSRWARVRMAVEGQGLPPIEVYKIGEIYFVMDGHHRVSVAREVGARTIEAFVTEIPTRVSISPDDDIEDLIIKTELHNFLQDTGLGDTRPDVDFRVTLPGRINELREHIAVHRYYMGEELGREISAAEAAAHWADEVYVPAVHAIRQLGLLRDFPQRTEADMYLWLMKHRSTLEKELGWNLGISEAAAHAWNRLEGSPRRFSSRVRRWLGSWMRTPAPPLPTQWRLQRDDLDESETLFPRLLVPLSGEDASWTALDVALQVAKHERSELRGVHVQPETGGDDAQLQRLRGEFERRVAAAGLRGSLVVEEGNIHRRVEARSHWSDLVVLHLKHPPGTRPLERLVSGLRAFLQRSPRPVLVVPDKTAMQHALLAYDGSRKARQALYLAAYLVRRWGIQLTVLTSLENSLRPTLAQTGAKNYLLARGVIAEYVQRRGRAAQAILDVAAERGCDLVLMGGYAQSEFMEVMRGSNLDVVLREYRGAIWVCN; translated from the coding sequence ATGAACAACTACTCCTCAGCCATGAGCGATTTCAAACGCGCCCGCGGCCGTGCCGCGCTGCGTCAGGCGCTGGCGCGCCTGGGTGGCAGCCGCGCCGATGACCTGCTGCGCTTCGATGATGTGCGCAGAATGCTGGGCGGGACCAGCCAGCTGCCACGCGGCCTGCATGAGATTCCGCTGGATGCCATTGTGGGCAGCGTGGGCCGCTACGAGGACTTCAACCGCCAGTTCTTACCGCGCCAGGCCAGCCAGGGCAGCCGCTGGGCGCGGGTGCGCATGGCGGTGGAAGGGCAGGGCCTGCCGCCCATCGAAGTCTACAAGATCGGCGAGATCTACTTCGTGATGGATGGCCACCATCGCGTTTCGGTGGCACGTGAGGTGGGCGCCAGGACCATTGAAGCCTTCGTCACCGAAATTCCCACCCGCGTCAGCATATCGCCGGATGATGATATTGAAGACCTCATCATCAAGACCGAGCTGCACAATTTTCTGCAGGATACAGGGCTGGGTGACACGCGGCCGGATGTCGATTTCCGCGTCACGCTGCCCGGCCGCATCAACGAACTGCGCGAGCACATCGCTGTGCACCGCTACTACATGGGTGAGGAACTCGGCCGCGAGATTAGTGCGGCCGAAGCGGCCGCCCATTGGGCCGATGAAGTCTATGTGCCGGCCGTGCACGCCATCCGCCAGCTCGGCCTGCTGCGAGACTTCCCACAGCGTACCGAAGCGGATATGTACTTGTGGCTCATGAAGCACCGCTCCACATTGGAGAAAGAGTTGGGCTGGAACCTCGGCATCAGCGAGGCAGCCGCCCACGCCTGGAACCGCCTCGAGGGCAGCCCGCGCCGCTTTAGCTCGCGCGTGCGCCGTTGGCTGGGCAGCTGGATGCGCACGCCAGCCCCGCCGCTGCCCACCCAGTGGCGATTGCAGCGCGACGACTTGGATGAGAGCGAGACGCTCTTCCCGCGCCTGTTGGTGCCGCTCAGCGGCGAAGATGCCAGCTGGACCGCGCTGGATGTGGCCCTGCAAGTCGCCAAGCATGAGCGCAGCGAACTGCGCGGTGTGCATGTGCAGCCCGAAACCGGCGGAGATGACGCCCAATTGCAGCGCCTGCGCGGCGAATTTGAGCGCCGCGTGGCTGCCGCCGGGCTGCGCGGCAGCCTGGTGGTGGAGGAGGGCAATATCCATCGACGTGTGGAAGCCCGCAGCCACTGGAGCGATCTGGTGGTGCTGCATCTCAAGCATCCACCCGGCACGCGCCCGCTGGAGCGTCTTGTATCCGGCCTGCGCGCTTTCCTGCAACGCAGCCCGCGCCCGGTGCTGGTTGTGCCGGATAAGACTGCCATGCAGCACGCCCTGCTGGCCTACGACGGCAGCCGCAAGGCCCGCCAGGCGCTCTATCTGGCCGCCTACCTGGTGCGTCGCTGGGGCATCCAGCTCACCGTGCTCACTTCGCTGGAGAACAGCCTGCGGCCCACGCTGGCCCAGACCGGCGCCAAGAACTACCTGCTGGCACGCGGCGTCATCGCCGAATATGTGCAGCGCCGCGGCCGCGCCGCGCAGGCGATCCTGGACGTGGCCGCCGAGCGCGGCTGCGATTTAGTGCTAATGGGGGGCTATGCCCAGAGCGAATTCATGGAAGTGATGCGCGGCAGCAACCTGGATGTTGTGCTGCGCGAATACCGCGGCGCCATCTGGGTGTGCAATTAG
- a CDS encoding NAD-dependent epimerase/dehydratase family protein, translated as MKVLVTGATGFIGGHIAKAALAQGWQVRGLRRRPQSSGHLEDGEAIEWMQGDLNDAASLQQAMAGVDVLFHAAAYYPRRERQRTRQQHLDAAQAEMETVLATAKAAGVRRMVYTSALFCIANVPADGGRLADERDVYQLGDFPESAYFETKILMEQIALAANGPQLEVVVTNPTAVFGPGDLNKTLGSLLILAAKGYFVAWLPAEANVVDVRDVADAHIQAALKGRLGERYILGGHNLSVKDAFTIVAQVAGRRPPRFSIPLWLVDPVVWLGDRIPTIPLPANHLRSIRRWQPYNTAKAEQELGMQARPFADTVRDSLAWFVSHGEL; from the coding sequence ATGAAGGTTCTGGTCACCGGCGCAACGGGCTTCATTGGCGGGCACATTGCCAAGGCAGCCTTGGCGCAAGGCTGGCAGGTGCGCGGCCTGCGGCGCAGGCCGCAGTCCAGCGGGCATCTGGAAGATGGCGAAGCCATCGAGTGGATGCAGGGTGACCTGAACGACGCGGCAAGCCTGCAGCAGGCCATGGCCGGCGTGGATGTACTCTTCCACGCTGCGGCCTACTACCCGCGCCGTGAGCGCCAACGCACCCGCCAGCAGCATCTGGATGCAGCCCAGGCAGAAATGGAAACGGTGTTGGCGACGGCCAAAGCGGCCGGCGTGCGGCGTATGGTCTATACCTCGGCACTATTTTGTATTGCCAATGTGCCCGCGGATGGCGGCCGCCTGGCCGACGAGCGGGATGTCTATCAGCTGGGCGACTTTCCTGAGAGCGCCTATTTTGAAACCAAGATATTGATGGAGCAGATAGCCCTGGCCGCCAACGGGCCTCAACTCGAAGTGGTGGTCACTAATCCCACAGCGGTCTTCGGCCCCGGTGACCTGAACAAGACCCTGGGCAGCCTGCTGATCCTGGCCGCCAAAGGCTACTTCGTAGCCTGGTTGCCCGCCGAGGCCAACGTGGTGGACGTGCGCGATGTGGCGGATGCGCACATCCAGGCAGCGCTCAAGGGCCGCCTGGGCGAGCGCTACATCCTCGGCGGGCATAACCTTTCGGTCAAGGATGCTTTTACCATCGTGGCCCAGGTGGCCGGGCGGCGGCCGCCGCGCTTCTCCATCCCGTTGTGGCTGGTGGACCCAGTGGTCTGGCTGGGCGACCGCATCCCCACCATCCCCCTGCCCGCCAACCACCTGCGCAGCATCCGCCGCTGGCAGCCTTATAATACGGCCAAGGCCGAGCAGGAGTTAGGCATGCAAGCCCGCCCCTTCGCTGACACGGTGAGAGACTCACTGGCCTGGTTCGTATCCCACGGCGAGCTATAA
- a CDS encoding VOC family protein → MNDFKIHPDTQIAHVELQVADLARMSAFYGGLMGFQIIDSADGRTRLSANGQLPALLTLTERQGARLVPQARTGLYHTAFRFTGRTPLATTLLRIVSAGWPLQGASDHLVSEAIYLADPENNGIEIYRDRPRDQWPRLGDGSLEMANAPLDLHKLIEEADQAAAQAGAIDPSTDIGHMHLQVSDTATTAAFYNNLLGMDIIVNWPSAIFLSAGGYHHHLGANTWHSQNASRREEDMTGLRSYAYRISDEAGWQAVLQRVQAAQYAYEDMERDGQPGIALADQDGNRVELLGPAG, encoded by the coding sequence ATGAACGACTTCAAAATTCACCCGGATACCCAGATCGCCCATGTAGAGCTGCAGGTGGCCGACCTGGCGCGCATGAGCGCCTTCTACGGCGGCTTGATGGGCTTCCAGATCATTGACTCAGCCGATGGGCGCACGCGCCTGAGCGCCAACGGGCAGCTGCCCGCCCTGCTGACCCTGACCGAGCGCCAGGGCGCCCGGCTTGTACCGCAAGCGCGTACGGGTCTGTACCACACGGCCTTTCGCTTCACCGGCCGCACCCCGCTGGCCACTACCCTGCTGCGGATCGTCTCAGCGGGCTGGCCGCTGCAAGGCGCCTCTGACCACCTGGTCAGCGAGGCGATTTACCTGGCTGATCCAGAAAACAACGGGATCGAGATCTACCGAGACCGCCCGCGCGACCAGTGGCCGCGCCTGGGCGACGGTTCACTGGAAATGGCCAACGCCCCGCTGGACCTGCACAAGCTGATCGAAGAAGCCGACCAGGCGGCCGCCCAAGCGGGTGCAATCGACCCCAGCACCGACATTGGCCATATGCACCTGCAAGTGTCCGACACGGCCACCACGGCGGCGTTCTACAACAACCTGCTGGGCATGGACATCATTGTCAACTGGCCCAGCGCCATCTTCCTGAGCGCGGGCGGCTACCACCACCACCTGGGCGCGAACACCTGGCACAGCCAGAACGCCTCGCGCCGCGAAGAGGACATGACCGGCCTGCGCTCATACGCCTATCGCATCTCTGATGAGGCCGGCTGGCAGGCGGTGCTGCAGCGCGTGCAGGCCGCTCAGTACGCCTACGAGGACATGGAACGCGACGGGCAGCCGGGCATTGCGCTGGCTGACCAGGACGGCAACCGGGTGGAACTGCTAGGGCCGGCGGGCTAG
- a CDS encoding winged helix-turn-helix transcriptional regulator: protein MKTKSMDPVAFAKVLADPTRQQIMQTCCCEWKNVNEIVRTVKVSQPTVSHHLALLREAELVQVREEGKNTYYTLNQERVAMCCGQLISTFAPESKAAEQLK from the coding sequence ATGAAGACCAAGAGCATGGACCCCGTGGCGTTCGCCAAAGTGCTGGCCGACCCCACTCGCCAGCAGATCATGCAGACCTGTTGCTGCGAGTGGAAGAATGTGAACGAGATCGTGAGGACGGTGAAGGTGAGCCAGCCTACGGTGTCTCACCATCTGGCCTTACTGCGTGAGGCAGAGCTGGTGCAGGTGCGCGAGGAGGGTAAGAACACCTACTACACGCTGAACCAAGAGCGGGTGGCGATGTGCTGCGGCCAGCTGATCAGCACCTTTGCGCCTGAAAGCAAAGCAGCCGAACAGCTTAAATAA
- a CDS encoding inositol-3-phosphate synthase — protein sequence MAKNSSKVRVAIIGVGNCANSLVQGVQYYQNAADTDEVPGLMHVNLGGYHIRDIEFSAAFDVVATKVGKDLSEAIWAYPNNTIKFADVPHLGVEVQRGMTHDGLGKYLREVVEKAPGATADIVKVLKDTGTDVVVSYLPVGSEMATKWYVEQILEAGVGFVNCIPVFIASQDYWGQRFAERNIPIIGDDIKSQVGATITHRALARLFVERGVHLDRTYQLNFGGNMDFYNMLERERLESKKISKTGAVTSMLPYELDSGDVHVGPSDYVPWLTDRKWCHIRMEGRAFGDVPLQMEVKLEVWDSPNSAGVVIDAVRCIKLAQDRGIGGPLIAPSSYFMKTPPQQFTDDLARTNTETFIAGEAVKA from the coding sequence ATGGCAAAAAATTCTTCGAAAGTACGCGTAGCGATCATTGGCGTTGGCAATTGTGCCAACTCCCTTGTGCAAGGCGTGCAGTACTACCAAAATGCGGCCGACACGGATGAAGTGCCCGGCTTGATGCACGTAAACCTCGGCGGCTATCACATTCGAGACATTGAGTTCTCGGCCGCCTTTGACGTAGTGGCCACCAAAGTTGGCAAAGACCTGAGCGAGGCCATCTGGGCTTACCCCAACAACACCATCAAGTTTGCCGATGTGCCCCACCTGGGTGTGGAAGTGCAGCGCGGCATGACCCATGATGGCCTGGGCAAATACCTGCGCGAGGTTGTGGAGAAGGCCCCCGGCGCCACCGCTGACATTGTGAAGGTGCTCAAGGATACAGGCACGGATGTGGTGGTGAGTTACCTGCCGGTGGGCTCTGAAATGGCCACCAAGTGGTACGTGGAACAGATCCTGGAAGCCGGGGTTGGCTTCGTGAACTGCATCCCCGTGTTCATCGCCAGCCAGGACTATTGGGGCCAGCGCTTTGCCGAGCGCAACATCCCCATCATTGGCGATGACATCAAGAGCCAGGTCGGCGCCACCATCACTCACCGTGCCCTGGCGCGCCTGTTCGTGGAACGCGGCGTACACCTGGACCGCACCTACCAGCTGAACTTTGGCGGCAATATGGACTTTTACAACATGCTGGAGCGCGAGCGCCTCGAGTCCAAGAAGATCTCAAAGACCGGCGCGGTCACCAGCATGCTGCCGTATGAACTGGACAGCGGTGACGTGCACGTTGGCCCCAGCGACTATGTGCCCTGGCTGACCGACCGCAAGTGGTGCCACATCCGCATGGAAGGCCGCGCCTTTGGCGATGTGCCGCTGCAAATGGAAGTCAAGCTGGAAGTGTGGGATTCGCCCAACTCGGCTGGCGTGGTCATCGACGCAGTGCGTTGCATTAAACTGGCGCAGGACCGCGGCATCGGCGGCCCGCTGATCGCACCCTCTTCCTATTTTATGAAGACCCCGCCGCAGCAGTTCACCGACGACTTGGCCCGTACCAACACCGAGACCTTCATTGCCGGTGAAGCCGTCAAGGCCTAG
- the crcB gene encoding fluoride efflux transporter CrcB, with protein MSNLLLVGLGGAVGAILRYIIGTQVHEWFKPGDFPLGTLLINLSGCFLIGLTYVWLTERGLTGAHSLLLITGVLGGYTTMSSFGLELFRLLGNGQLTFAAIYFLLTNAAGLLAVWAGHLVAGRIN; from the coding sequence ATGAGCAATCTTTTGCTGGTAGGGCTTGGCGGAGCGGTTGGCGCAATCCTGCGCTACATCATTGGTACGCAAGTCCACGAGTGGTTCAAGCCCGGCGACTTCCCGCTGGGCACGTTACTGATAAATCTAAGCGGCTGTTTCCTGATCGGCTTGACATATGTGTGGCTCACCGAGCGCGGCCTGACGGGTGCGCACAGTCTGCTGCTCATTACGGGCGTGCTGGGCGGCTACACCACGATGTCCAGCTTCGGGCTGGAGCTGTTCCGCCTGCTGGGCAATGGCCAGCTCACTTTTGCGGCCATCTACTTCCTGCTTACCAACGCGGCCGGCCTGCTGGCGGTATGGGCCGGCCACCTGGTGGCCGGCCGGATTAACTAA
- a CDS encoding aldo/keto reductase yields MQLIQIGQDGPKVAPIGMGTWAWGDTLFWSYGRDYGEEELRAAYDASLEAGVTFFDTAEIYGTGRSEELLGSFAAANAEEHFIASKFFPYPWRVLRNSLPRALAGSLRRLGVSKLPLYQIHWPFPPRHFATWLHGMADAVEAGLIGQIGVSNFGPRQMEKAIKVLESRGLRLASNQISYSLLARNAERNSLLQLCKDHKVTVIAYSPLAQGLLTGKYSRQHPLPDLARRITSRSKLGRLVPLLAEMQRIATLHGDKAISQVALNWCVAKGTLAIPGAKNAKQAEMNAGALSWSLSEEEVERLDALSAEAIWS; encoded by the coding sequence ATGCAGCTGATCCAGATCGGGCAGGACGGACCCAAAGTTGCGCCCATTGGCATGGGTACCTGGGCCTGGGGCGACACGCTGTTTTGGTCATACGGCAGGGATTATGGAGAAGAAGAGTTGCGCGCCGCATACGACGCCAGCCTGGAAGCCGGCGTCACCTTCTTCGACACGGCCGAGATCTACGGCACGGGCCGCTCTGAGGAGTTGCTGGGCAGCTTTGCGGCTGCCAACGCCGAAGAGCACTTCATCGCCTCCAAGTTCTTCCCGTACCCCTGGCGCGTGCTGCGCAACAGCTTGCCGCGCGCCTTGGCGGGCAGCTTGCGCCGCCTCGGCGTAAGCAAGCTGCCGCTGTATCAGATCCACTGGCCGTTCCCGCCGCGCCACTTTGCCACCTGGCTGCACGGCATGGCCGATGCGGTGGAGGCCGGCCTGATCGGGCAGATCGGCGTCTCCAACTTTGGGCCACGCCAGATGGAGAAGGCCATCAAGGTATTAGAGAGCCGCGGCCTGCGCCTGGCCAGCAACCAGATCTCCTACAGTCTGTTGGCCCGCAACGCTGAGCGCAATAGCCTGCTGCAACTGTGCAAGGACCACAAAGTCACCGTGATCGCCTACAGCCCGCTGGCGCAGGGGCTGCTGACCGGCAAGTACAGCCGTCAGCACCCGTTGCCCGATCTGGCGCGGCGCATCACCAGCCGCAGCAAGCTGGGCCGCCTGGTGCCGCTGCTGGCTGAGATGCAGCGCATAGCGACCCTGCATGGCGATAAGGCCATCTCGCAAGTGGCGCTCAATTGGTGCGTCGCCAAGGGCACGCTGGCGATCCCGGGCGCCAAGAACGCCAAACAGGCCGAGATGAACGCCGGCGCGCTGAGCTGGAGCCTGAGCGAAGAAGAAGTGGAGCGTCTGGATGCGCTGTCAGCGGAGGCCATATGGAGCTGA
- a CDS encoding endonuclease/exonuclease/phosphatase family protein produces the protein MKSYWVRWLFAAITVTFGLQELRVLFVGFVGYLRDSTGMSSLSLAPIAVGVFALAFLAGPLNRLLGTRRTLWLTAGGLAALRVAEQLSQTALMDLYLSAAATALFLMWIPLAVGISRARGGHIPQHLGFGWLFGLVLDSSLQIAFRTLDLSWQPGIFALVLVAALAALQLWTLSKLVEDAPPATDGSWGSSAALLAVGPWLFLQLMVFQNTAMFSSMSAWSTPAAGAALLLGNAIGFWHIAKVAPRRTLLNALLYGILVLAQLLLAFNQPLVPLLFIVLGQIFSLALGFFIFTGAGAVAGKPGLLRSTLFNGLGHILFVLLTFIYYASYDIDFGIRSGTLLPVAAVLITLFLMISLRSKAADKAKEFKPLYSTAALAAVALVVPLALSLAWKSPSAQPAESNTIRVINYNLHDAVNTDGVVDPEALARVIEESGADLVGLQEISRGWLIWGGMDMLEWLAQRLDMQYIWGPTADHQWGNAILTRLPITSYTNNPLPPEDVLLLRGYLYAEVEVNGQTLTVIDTHFSEKAGQDDIRAQQASVLVDVAAGRPATMVMGDLNSLPDSLALDVMLGGGFIDISRESGLTNTFTYPSFAADHQIDYIFISPDLSFSNFAIPLTTASDHLPLSVTITLP, from the coding sequence TTGAAATCTTATTGGGTGCGCTGGCTATTCGCCGCCATCACCGTCACCTTCGGCCTGCAAGAGCTGCGCGTGCTCTTCGTGGGCTTCGTGGGTTACCTGCGCGACTCAACCGGCATGAGCTCGCTCAGCCTGGCGCCGATCGCGGTGGGCGTGTTCGCCCTGGCCTTTCTGGCCGGCCCGCTCAACCGCCTGCTGGGCACGCGCCGCACGCTGTGGCTGACCGCCGGCGGCCTGGCCGCCCTGCGGGTGGCCGAGCAGCTTTCGCAAACCGCGCTGATGGACCTGTACCTTTCTGCGGCGGCCACGGCGCTGTTCCTGATGTGGATCCCGCTGGCGGTGGGCATTTCGCGGGCGCGCGGCGGCCATATCCCACAGCACCTCGGCTTCGGCTGGCTGTTTGGCCTGGTGCTGGATAGCAGCCTGCAGATCGCCTTCCGCACGCTGGACCTCTCCTGGCAGCCTGGCATCTTCGCGTTGGTGCTGGTGGCGGCGCTGGCCGCCCTGCAGCTGTGGACCCTGAGCAAGCTGGTGGAGGACGCCCCGCCCGCCACCGATGGCAGTTGGGGCAGCTCGGCTGCGCTGCTGGCTGTTGGGCCGTGGCTGTTCCTGCAGCTAATGGTGTTCCAGAACACAGCCATGTTCTCCTCGATGAGCGCATGGAGCACGCCCGCCGCCGGAGCGGCGTTGCTGCTGGGCAATGCCATCGGCTTCTGGCACATTGCCAAAGTTGCACCGAGGCGCACTTTGCTCAACGCACTGCTGTATGGCATCTTGGTTCTGGCGCAGCTGCTGCTGGCCTTCAACCAGCCGCTGGTTCCGCTGCTGTTCATTGTTCTGGGCCAGATCTTCAGCCTGGCGCTGGGCTTCTTCATTTTCACGGGTGCTGGCGCCGTAGCTGGCAAGCCTGGCTTGCTGCGCAGCACCTTGTTCAACGGGCTCGGGCACATTCTCTTCGTGCTGCTGACCTTTATCTATTACGCCTCGTACGATATTGACTTCGGCATCCGCTCCGGCACGTTGCTGCCTGTGGCCGCGGTGCTCATCACCCTGTTCCTTATGATTTCGCTGCGCTCCAAGGCCGCCGACAAAGCCAAGGAGTTCAAGCCGCTGTACTCCACCGCTGCGTTAGCGGCAGTGGCGCTGGTGGTGCCCCTGGCGCTGAGCCTGGCCTGGAAGAGCCCCAGCGCCCAACCGGCGGAGAGCAACACCATCCGCGTGATCAACTACAACCTTCACGATGCGGTGAACACCGACGGCGTCGTGGACCCTGAAGCGCTGGCCCGCGTGATCGAGGAAAGCGGCGCCGACCTTGTCGGCTTGCAGGAGATCTCGCGCGGTTGGCTGATCTGGGGCGGCATGGACATGCTGGAATGGCTGGCGCAGCGCCTGGATATGCAATACATCTGGGGGCCAACCGCCGACCACCAATGGGGCAATGCCATCCTGACGCGCCTGCCGATCACCAGCTACACCAACAACCCGTTGCCACCTGAGGATGTGCTGCTGCTGCGCGGCTATCTGTACGCCGAAGTTGAGGTGAACGGGCAAACCCTGACCGTAATTGACACGCACTTCAGCGAGAAAGCCGGCCAGGATGACATCCGTGCCCAGCAGGCTTCGGTGCTGGTGGACGTGGCCGCCGGCCGCCCGGCCACCATGGTGATGGGCGACCTCAACTCATTGCCTGATTCGCTGGCGCTGGACGTGATGCTGGGTGGCGGCTTCATCGACATCTCACGCGAGAGTGGGCTGACCAACACCTTCACCTATCCCTCGTTCGCCGCTGATCATCAGATCGACTACATTTTCATCTCGCCAGATCTGAGCTTCAGCAACTTTGCCATCCCGTTGACGACAGCGTCAGACCATCTGCCGCTATCGGTGACGATCACCCTGCCCTAA
- a CDS encoding metallophosphoesterase, with amino-acid sequence MRVLALSDQVLDFVYTPSAAQRFSAVDMVIGCGDLPYYYLEFLVDTLHKPVFFVRGNHAPNVEYSQTEEREAPWGAIDLHRKVEHHKGLILVGFEGSLRYRRGPFMYTQGEMWMMVLGMLPRFLYNRLRYGRALDVLVTHAPAWDVSDRQDTAHRGFKAFRWLLRTFKPKYHLHGHIHLYDRNEPAIVEFEETRVINAYGYQELELAP; translated from the coding sequence ATGCGTGTCCTTGCCCTCAGTGACCAGGTCCTCGACTTCGTCTACACTCCCAGCGCCGCCCAACGCTTCAGTGCCGTCGACATGGTCATTGGCTGCGGCGACCTGCCGTACTACTACCTTGAATTCCTGGTGGATACCCTGCACAAGCCGGTTTTCTTCGTGCGCGGCAACCATGCGCCCAATGTCGAATACTCCCAAACCGAGGAGCGCGAGGCGCCCTGGGGCGCCATAGACCTGCACCGCAAGGTGGAGCATCACAAGGGGCTCATCCTCGTCGGCTTTGAAGGCAGCCTGCGCTACCGCCGTGGCCCTTTCATGTATACGCAGGGAGAGATGTGGATGATGGTTTTGGGCATGCTGCCGCGCTTCCTCTACAACCGCTTGCGCTATGGCCGCGCCTTGGACGTGCTCGTCACCCATGCGCCCGCCTGGGATGTCAGCGACCGCCAGGATACGGCCCACCGTGGCTTCAAGGCCTTCCGCTGGCTGCTGCGCACCTTCAAGCCGAAATACCATCTGCATGGGCACATCCACCTGTATGACCGTAACGAGCCGGCCATCGTGGAGTTCGAGGAAACCCGCGTCATCAACGCCTACGGCTACCAGGAGCTGGAGTTAGCCCCATGA